GATTGCTTATATGTAGTCATAACCAAAATCCCTAATTGAATTCTACATGACCTTTGTATATATCAATGCTTTTATCATCAAAATTTATAATATACATGAAAGGTCCTTTCAATCATATCAAGATGGAGATTtggattgaaccaagtttataacTTGATTATATTCCTTCGGAATACATATCTATCAGTCTTTACATGTCCATAAAGTTTTGGAAAAATTAAATATGgataaatcaaatcaaagatacaTATGGTCACACTATCCCTAACAGGGATACAAATTCATTCATACATTGTAGTAGTGATGAAGTGATATTGAACCTCTTGTTCCATATCTCAATACAAACTACATCATGAATGTGAATATTTTGTTGTCAACTTCTTTAAAGTGCAAGCCCCAACTAAAATATTGGTGTATGTAATATCCTCCGATATATTTAAGGCTCAAATGATCTTGATTAATTCCCTTAGGAATATCAAGATTTGACCATCGTGTAATCTACATTGGCTATAATTAGCGATCCCGAAAATGCCATATCATAGACTGAATTCAATGAAAGAGTCTTCTAACTAAGAGAACAAAATAGGCTCGACTGACCACATTCAAGATCATGTGGTTAAGATTCAACATAATCACCCACCATTATCTATCAGATAATACCACTTGTATTGCTCAAATGCATAAGGGTTAAATTAATATTTTTCAAACTAGGAAGATAAACACTTTGCAAACATATAATGTGAAAATCTAATAGGTTTATTCACAGTGTTTTACAGATTCTCATACTCATGAATTTAAGTTCATGGATCGGTGTGAGACAactttttgatttgcaaagttcaggGGGAGTAAAACTCCCAAATTATAACCCGGTGATGATCATTAGATCATATATATTGTACTCTTTTTCCCTTAATGAGTTTTCCTAATGGTTTCTcataaaaggtttttaatgagacaaTATAAATACAAGTGTCTAGATATGCCACATTGCTTTCTCCTTGTTTTTTTCCCCATTGAGTTTTAAAGGAGTTTTCGGTGGCACATCATATTGCACTCTTTGCAATATTTATATGTCGTACCTCCTATTTCCCCCACTGGGGCTTTTAAAGGAAGTATATAAGGCATATTTATTGATCTCTAAACTCACTAATGAGATTTTTCCTTATCAAGGTTTTGCTCATATGAGTTCTCAAGAGACAATAATTTTTATATGTTGTATTattttctccttattttcccAACATGGTTTAAAGGAGTTTTAACAACATATCACATACGACTCTCCTCATATTTTTCCCAATGGCTTTTTGGGGGAGAGATTCTAAAGATGATAGAGTTTACAAAGAACAACAATGTTTACAAGGGCATCCTCATGGATACGCAAGAAGACTTCAAGACTATACAAGAAGATCTTGAAGATTATACAACAGATTTTCAAGAAACGGCGTTGTCCAAGGGGGAGTGTTAGAAATAGATTAGCTTAGGTCTTAAGCTAACTAGGCAGTTACTTTTTGTCCAACAGCCACGTCCCTCCGAAGGGACACAACCTTGTAAACCGTCTTTGTTGGCACCTGTTCGCTGGGTATATATACCCCTCAATCATCAATGAAATTAACAGTTCATCTCTCATTACTTTTACTCTAAACACACACGACACTCGACACCGTTGTGCGCGAGCGGGGCAACACGTTGGTGGCACCGCGGATCTGGCGTATCGGCCAGGCTCTCTAAAGCTGACGCCGACAGCCGGGGTGGCGTCGACGCCTGTCGAGCTCGGCGGGCGGCGACAGCGGTGGCCGGTGGGGTGCTCGATTCATTCTTATCCCCTGTACCCGTAGCTCAGCAAGGACTGGACGCCGATCGATTCGCTCGCATAGCTTTCGCTTGCTGAAGAAGGACGAGAGGTACGTCGTTGGGTGGTGGAGGACGACAACGATGGATCGATCGCTTGAGAGTTGAGAGGGCGAGAGGCTCTAGGAAGAAACATGGGCCTGCGGGGAGCGGCTGGTTCCCTGACGGGCCTAGAATGATTGCTTTCAGGAATTTGATCCTCTCATGTAGTCATGTCATGAGCCGAAGCTTGCGTTCTATCCCCGGAATAACATGAGGTCATTGTCACACTGCTGCTTCCCGTTACATCAAAATCGAGTAGAGTAAAAAATCTGGAGGGCAGCATTCCGGTGTTAAATCTGCCCTTTCATCAAATATTCAAAGCCGCTCAAGGACTTGAAAAGTGAAAACTTTGATGTAAACCGATACGTTGTCTTCTTTGGCTCACAGGACCCAAAACTAGGATAAAGTTGACCCAAAATGTCGGATTTTGATCGAGCTGTTTTTCTTTTAAATCTTAAATCACAGCTACAAGTTAAAAAAAAATACAATTTCAAATACTTTGTATGCTGGGCTATGTGAAAAGGATAAAAGTGTTGACCTGGGTATGCATATTTTGTAATCTCAGcgtttttgtcatttttgtgtcgtCCACGACACAAAGAATCATTGGAATTTGGCATGTCTATAATTTATATCATTGACTGTGTTCATATttgttttcagaattttttaaaaCTTATAAATATGCTTATATATTTTTTAAATGGAAGAGTCACTGGGTATGAGATGGCCTCGGCTGAGAACAAAATCGTACGGCACCTGTCGCTTTGGTGTTTATTTTCTGTACAAGATGCAGGGCGAGATGGCCGCTGGCCAGCCGTTCTGCGGCACGTCGAAAGCGAGGCTGGCCCAACACCGCAGCGTCCCGTGTACGATTATTCATGGGCAGGTGGACCTGATGTTTGATGTGTCATTATTCCCACGAAATCAGGGACTAGGACACCCCCGTTCTTTTCTGGTTCCACCACCCAGCGCACGGATCAGTTTTAATGaccactgttttttttttttcgagagcacGTGTAAAGCGTGCCTTATCTTTATAGAAGAGAGCAACAACATTTACAAAACTCGGCGACCAGATGCAAACATCATGCCCGAGAACCCACACACGCCCTAACTCcgcctaagcctactctctcgcGACATCTACCCTCCTACCTCTCTTAGCTCCCTCCCAAAGCTGGAACTCGTCTCTGATCTCCTGCAGCATTAGCTCCACATTCTTCTGCCTCCTCGTGTCGCCGAAAGCCCTCGCGTTGCGTTGCTTCCAGAGCGTCCAAGCCGTGCAGATCACCATGGAGTCGAATCGTTTCCTGTCGCTCCTCCTCACACGCTTGCGGGCCTCCGTCCACCATCTCTGCAGATTGCCTGTGTACCCTGGATCCGCCAGCTGCAGACTCGCACTATGAAGTACCCTGCACCACACCTGTCTCGCATAAGGACAAAGGGTTAGGATATGGTCCACATTGTCCTCCTCATGTAGACATGTGAAGCAAGCGTCTGGATGCTCCTGGAGCCCATGCCTCGCCCTTCTATCAGACGTCCATAGTCGGTACCTCAGGGCCAGCCATGCAAACATCTTGCATTTCATGGGAGAGAAGGAGCCCCACACTGGTCCATGCATGCTCCATCTCATACTCCCCTGACAGAGCATGCCGTAGGTATGTTTCGCCGTGTACCTTCCGGATTCCACCCCCTTCCAGGATATGTGGTCCGGGCTTCTAGCCTCCCTCTGCACCGACTCAACTGCCTCCCAGAGGGTCAAACATTCCCTCCAGAGCTCCTCCGTCATCTCTCCCGTTATGTCGTCTATCCATCCATCCTCTGGCAAGGCCTCTCCTACTAGCCTCTCATTCTTCCTCCTAGTTGGGACCCTCGCCACCACTCCCGGTGCCAGATCCACCGCAGTGAATCCATCGATCCATCTATCCTTCCAGAAATATGTTGATAGTCCATCTCCCACGCAGAAGTGTGCGAGGCTCTGGAACACCTCCTCCGCCTCTGGGTCCCTTAGCCCTGGTAAGCCCTGCCAAGGCCTTGTCCTGTCTGTGCGTCGTAGCTAGAACCATCTCACTCGAAGCGCCAGGCCTTGCAGCCTGAGGTCCTTCACACCCAGGCCACCaaatatttttggtt
This region of Lolium perenne isolate Kyuss_39 chromosome 2, Kyuss_2.0, whole genome shotgun sequence genomic DNA includes:
- the LOC139835811 gene encoding uncharacterized protein, whose amino-acid sequence is MTEELWRECLTLWEAVESVQREARSPDHISWKGVESGRYTAKHTYGMLCQGSMRWSMHGPVWGSFSPMKCKMFAWLALRYRLWTSDRRARHGLQEHPDACFTCLHEEDNVDHILTLCPYARQVWCRVLHSASLQLADPGYTGNLQRWWTEARKRVRRSDRKRFDSMVICTAWTLWKQRNARAFGDTRRQKNVELMLQEIRDEFQLWEGAKRGRRVDVARE